In the genome of Calliopsis andreniformis isolate RMS-2024a chromosome 10, iyCalAndr_principal, whole genome shotgun sequence, one region contains:
- the Cog2 gene encoding conserved oligomeric Golgi complex subunit 2 isoform X3: MPKENINLPRAPKDLCFTELDFVQDNFDIDTFLQEHRKNTKLETMRDDLGIYLKLLRSAMIDLINRDYTDFVNLSSNLIGLDKAINNLQIPLGQLREEVMQVRQTLDDEIATISNNINESKRIKEYKQSLFSLQHIYRSLDKLKSVLSLNTFLETSDKVDILEQAAAEFNQLQFHISRCKLDIISDKGKDKERLEHSYMTHLNEFFLACIQEKNSALLIRCLRIYVTLDKIMDAEELVKKEVVSPLIDSLMNIENLQIDLLGLQSIYNRLLNILTIELKQLLDITLHLNRLSVKGFNFLVNSFWIEVEEKIQQYLKCIFAPGDPVLFHSRYIATLEFLEKLEAECVTTDSLTALKENAQYKNFLKKWNLPVYFQIRFQEIAGAVERTLTEPISPASIRGNLEILIENDFSLYATYVLWNNLQRIWADDVYLYQLFHLFWKFTLQMCARFQTWSQTMLKEIWPIENEVGNFSKAEYSTKLSFLICLDTDIQRIIKILPSLLEIVRWKLKKPTQTVVKLLKDH, from the exons ATGCCTAAAGAAAACATAAATCTACCAAGGGCTCCAAAAGACCTATGTTTTACAGAACTCGATTTTGTTCAG GACAACTTTGACATTGATACGTTTCTTCAAGAACATCGAAAGAATACTAAATTGGAAACAATGAGGGATGATTTaggaatttatttaaaattattgagATCTGCAATGATCGATTTGATCAACAGAGATTATACGGATTTTGTAAATTTGTCTAGTAATCTAATTGGTTTGGATAAAGCTATTAATAATTTACAAATACCATTAGGCCAATTAAGAGAAGAAGTAATG CAAGTTCGTCAAACTTTAGATGATGAGATTGCTACAATTTCTAATAATATAAACGAAAGTAAGAGAATTAAGGAGTATAAGCAAAGTTTGTTCAGTTTGCAACATATTTATAGATCATTGGACAAGTTGAAGTCTGTATTGTCTTTGAATACGTTTCTTGAAACTTCTGATAAGGTAGACATTCTAGAACAAGCTGCAGCTGAGTTTAATCAACTACAATTTCATATATCCAGATGTAAATTAGACATTATCAGCGATAAGGGAAAG GACAAAGAACGACTTGAACATTCTTATATGACACATCTTAATGAATTTTTTTTGGCATGCATACAAGAAAAGAATTCTGCTTTATTAATTCGTtgtttgagaatttatgttacgCTTGATAAAATAATGGATGCAGAGGAGTTGGTAAAAAAAGAGGTTGTTAGTCCTTTAATCGACAGTTTAATGAATATAGAAAATTTACAAATTGATTTACTTGGTTTACAAAGCATATATAACAGATTGTTAAACATTTTAACTATAGAACTCAAACAACTTCTGGATATTACATTACATCTGAATAG ACTTTCAGTAAAGGGTTTTAATTTTTTAGTAAACAGTTTTTGGATAGAAGTGGAAGAAAAAATTCAACAATATctgaaatgtatatttgctcCTGGCGATCCAGTATTGTTTCATTCG AGATACATAGCAACATTAGAGTTTTTAGAGAAATTAGAAGCTGAGTGCGTTACTACGGATTCCTTGACTGCGTTAAAAGAAAATGCACAGTataaaaattttcttaaaaaatgGAATTTACCAGTATATTTTCAAATACGATTTCAAGAAATAGCTGGAGCTGTTGAAAGAACTTTAACGGAACCGATATCTCCAGCATCTATAAGAGGAAACTTGGAGATTCTTATAGAAAACGATTTCTCTCTTTATGCAACATATGTTCTATGGAATAATCTACAAAGAATTTGGGCTGATGATGTATATCTGTATCAACTTTTTCATCT ATTTTGGAAATTCACTCTCCAGATGTGTGCTAGATTTCAAACATGGTCACAAACAATGCTTAAAGAa ATCTGGCCAATAGAAAACGAAGTAGGCAATTTCAGTAAAGCAGAATATTCTACGAAGCTTAGTTTCCTAATATGTTTAGACACGGATATACAGAGGATTATAAAGATACTTCCTTCCCTTTTGGAGATAGTTAGATGGAAACTAAAGAAGCCGACTCAAACAGtagtaaaattattaaaag ATCACTGA
- the Fsd gene encoding transmembrane protein fates-shifted — MPILRKKSTRKINTENGTDNLIGDITIDDFANSSRTYARFKKAATNVSTEVKQTATIQEEEKDECNKMDNNDTSNSLDIDKSKRTSKGMLNNHGKNRRIKSAETNLEEEGIDYPLDIWFIISEYISPEAIGKFALICRSSYYVTTTGKFWFHLYKSYYRFVPGLPERLQPQCMVRTHGLRACVIRTLHYTYFALKREADDISYLQQDEPHSLVKRRCCLMWHKKGKMRWYFYFKLKEIPKSTKNSLREKSKISSKKTDFLEMLEDVAINPEQGCKVLRVTCLKYSMLPPVIGLILQSVTMTLMPGFKDHRLQLGFGTSDIPNTLTNRVILNDVINCQILDWWHPSYPHQDEVTSIELPQSDFWDQSLL; from the exons ATGCCTATATTACGGAAAAAATCTACCAGAAAGATAAACACCGAAAATGGAACTGACAATTTGATTGGAG ATATAACCATCGATGATTTCGCAAATTCATCACGAACTTACGCGAGGTTTAAAAAGGCTGCAACAAATGTTTCCACAGAAG taaAGCAAACAGCAACGatacaagaagaagaaaaagatgaGTGCAACAAAATGGATAATAATGATACAAGTAATTCATTAGATATAGATAAATCGAAAAGAACCAGCAAAG GTATGTTGAATAATCAcggaaaaaatagaagaataaaatctgcTGAAACAAATTTGGAAGAAGAAG GCATAGATTATCCATTGGATATATGGTTTATTATATCTGAGTATATTAGTCCAGAGGCTATAGGTAAATTTGCTCTAATATGTAGAAGCTCTTACTATGTAACAACAACGGGCAAGTTTTGGTTTCATTTATACAAATC CTACTATAGGTTTGTACCTGGTTTACCAGAACGTTTACAGCCACAATGTATGGTTCGCACACATGGACTACGTGCATGTGTCATTAGAACGTTGCATTACACTTATTTTGCCTTgaaaagagaagcagatgataTATCTTATTTACAACAGGATGAACCACATTCCCTAGTAAAAAGACGGTGTTGTCTCATGTGGCATAAA AAAGGAAAAATGcgatggtatttttattttaaactaaAAGAAATACCGAAATCAACGAAAAATTCGTTAAGAGAAAAATCCAAGATAAGCAGCAAAAAGACAGATTTCCTGGAAATGTTAGAGGATGTAGCTATAAATCCGGAACAGGGTTGTAAAGTACTTAGG GTAActtgcttaaaatacagtatgttGCCGCCTGTAATTGGTTTAATTCTACAATCAGTAACCATGACTTTGATGCCAGGTTTTAAAGATCACAGATTGCAACTTGGATTCGGAACATCAGATATTCCTAACACATTAACAAATCGAGTAATATTAAACGATGTTATTAACTGTCAAATCTTAGACTGGTGGCATCCAAGTTATCCTCACCAAGATGAAGTTACTTCTATCGAATTACCACAAAGTGATTTTTGGGATCAGAGCTTACtatag
- the Cog2 gene encoding conserved oligomeric Golgi complex subunit 2 isoform X2 has protein sequence MPKENINLPRAPKDLCFTELDFVQDNFDIDTFLQEHRKNTKLETMRDDLGIYLKLLRSAMIDLINRDYTDFVNLSSNLIGLDKAINNLQIPLGQLREEVMQVRQTLDDEIATISNNINESKRIKEYKQSLFSLQHIYRSLDKLKSVLSLNTFLETSDKVDILEQAAAEFNQLQFHISRCKLDIISDKGKDKERLEHSYMTHLNEFFLACIQEKNSALLIRCLRIYVTLDKIMDAEELVKKEVVSPLIDSLMNIENLQIDLLGLQSIYNRLLNILTIELKQLLDITLHLNRLSVKGFNFLVNSFWIEVEEKIQQYLKCIFAPGDPVLFHSRYIATLEFLEKLEAECVTTDSLTALKENAQYKNFLKKWNLPVYFQIRFQEIAGAVERTLTEPISPASIRGNLEILIENDFSLYATYVLWNNLQRIWADDVYLYQLFHLFWKFTLQMCARFQTWSQTMLKEIWPIENEVGNFSKAEYSTKLSFLICLDTDIQRIIKILPSLLEIVRWKLKKPTQTVVKLLKDSLCETTKNLESILPEITNEIVNELLNPCIIHLKQVSDIPRLFRRTKRDVPTKPCAYVKNALAFLISFHTDYNKVIPENVRYWLITALSVLTEHYLDFVTDVLTSVQKTEESLRRLKKIRDKSTGSFSSDVQGISDDEKIRIQLQVDVQSYTNMITEIGISLSTVRYVEELLHAVETISKR, from the exons ATGCCTAAAGAAAACATAAATCTACCAAGGGCTCCAAAAGACCTATGTTTTACAGAACTCGATTTTGTTCAG GACAACTTTGACATTGATACGTTTCTTCAAGAACATCGAAAGAATACTAAATTGGAAACAATGAGGGATGATTTaggaatttatttaaaattattgagATCTGCAATGATCGATTTGATCAACAGAGATTATACGGATTTTGTAAATTTGTCTAGTAATCTAATTGGTTTGGATAAAGCTATTAATAATTTACAAATACCATTAGGCCAATTAAGAGAAGAAGTAATG CAAGTTCGTCAAACTTTAGATGATGAGATTGCTACAATTTCTAATAATATAAACGAAAGTAAGAGAATTAAGGAGTATAAGCAAAGTTTGTTCAGTTTGCAACATATTTATAGATCATTGGACAAGTTGAAGTCTGTATTGTCTTTGAATACGTTTCTTGAAACTTCTGATAAGGTAGACATTCTAGAACAAGCTGCAGCTGAGTTTAATCAACTACAATTTCATATATCCAGATGTAAATTAGACATTATCAGCGATAAGGGAAAG GACAAAGAACGACTTGAACATTCTTATATGACACATCTTAATGAATTTTTTTTGGCATGCATACAAGAAAAGAATTCTGCTTTATTAATTCGTtgtttgagaatttatgttacgCTTGATAAAATAATGGATGCAGAGGAGTTGGTAAAAAAAGAGGTTGTTAGTCCTTTAATCGACAGTTTAATGAATATAGAAAATTTACAAATTGATTTACTTGGTTTACAAAGCATATATAACAGATTGTTAAACATTTTAACTATAGAACTCAAACAACTTCTGGATATTACATTACATCTGAATAG ACTTTCAGTAAAGGGTTTTAATTTTTTAGTAAACAGTTTTTGGATAGAAGTGGAAGAAAAAATTCAACAATATctgaaatgtatatttgctcCTGGCGATCCAGTATTGTTTCATTCG AGATACATAGCAACATTAGAGTTTTTAGAGAAATTAGAAGCTGAGTGCGTTACTACGGATTCCTTGACTGCGTTAAAAGAAAATGCACAGTataaaaattttcttaaaaaatgGAATTTACCAGTATATTTTCAAATACGATTTCAAGAAATAGCTGGAGCTGTTGAAAGAACTTTAACGGAACCGATATCTCCAGCATCTATAAGAGGAAACTTGGAGATTCTTATAGAAAACGATTTCTCTCTTTATGCAACATATGTTCTATGGAATAATCTACAAAGAATTTGGGCTGATGATGTATATCTGTATCAACTTTTTCATCT ATTTTGGAAATTCACTCTCCAGATGTGTGCTAGATTTCAAACATGGTCACAAACAATGCTTAAAGAa ATCTGGCCAATAGAAAACGAAGTAGGCAATTTCAGTAAAGCAGAATATTCTACGAAGCTTAGTTTCCTAATATGTTTAGACACGGATATACAGAGGATTATAAAGATACTTCCTTCCCTTTTGGAGATAGTTAGATGGAAACTAAAGAAGCCGACTCAAACAGtagtaaaattattaaaag ATTCTCTCTGTGAAACCACGAAAAATTTAGAATCTATTTTACCAGAAATCACAAATGAAATCGTAAATGAACTTTTAAACCCATGTATAATACATTTGAAGCAAGTTAGCGACATACCAAGATTATTTAGGCGAACAAAGAGGGATGTACCAACAAAACCATGCGCTTATGTAAAAAATGCACTTGCTTTTCTCATTAGTTTTCACACAGATTATAACAAAGTAATACCAGAAAATGTTCGTTACTGGTTGATAACAGCGCTTTCTGTACTAACTGAACA TTATTTAGATTTCGTAACGGATGTATTGACGTCAGTACAAAAGACTGAAGAGAGTCTAAGAAGATTGAAAAAGATACGCGATAAGTCCACTGGTTCGTTTTCTTCAGATGTTCAAGGAATTAGTGACGATGAGAAGATACGCATTCAGTTGCAAGTTGATGTTCAATCCTACACTAATATG ATCACTGAAATTGGGATTTCACTTTCAACTGTGCGTTACGTAGAAGAGCTGTTGCACGCGGTGGAAACAATATCAAAAAGATAA
- the Cog2 gene encoding conserved oligomeric Golgi complex subunit 2 isoform X1 translates to MPKENINLPRAPKDLCFTELDFVQDNFDIDTFLQEHRKNTKLETMRDDLGIYLKLLRSAMIDLINRDYTDFVNLSSNLIGLDKAINNLQIPLGQLREEVMQVRQTLDDEIATISNNINESKRIKEYKQSLFSLQHIYRSLDKLKSVLSLNTFLETSDKVDILEQAAAEFNQLQFHISRCKLDIISDKGKDKERLEHSYMTHLNEFFLACIQEKNSALLIRCLRIYVTLDKIMDAEELVKKEVVSPLIDSLMNIENLQIDLLGLQSIYNRLLNILTIELKQLLDITLHLNRLSVKGFNFLVNSFWIEVEEKIQQYLKCIFAPGDPVLFHSRYIATLEFLEKLEAECVTTDSLTALKENAQYKNFLKKWNLPVYFQIRFQEIAGAVERTLTEPISPASIRGNLEILIENDFSLYATYVLWNNLQRIWADDVYLYQLFHLFWKFTLQMCARFQTWSQTMLKEIWPIENEVGNFSKAEYSTKLSFLICLDTDIQRIIKILPSLLEIVRWKLKKPTQTVVKLLKDSLCETTKNLESILPEITNEIVNELLNPCIIHLKQVSDIPRLFRRTKRDVPTKPCAYVKNALAFLISFHTDYNKVIPENVRYWLITALSVLTEHYLDFVTDVLTSVQKTEESLRRLKKIRDKSTGSFSSDVQGISDDEKIRIQLQVDVQSYTNMVGFIIINLLSMEILVISNYRFLKPHCTVEL, encoded by the exons ATGCCTAAAGAAAACATAAATCTACCAAGGGCTCCAAAAGACCTATGTTTTACAGAACTCGATTTTGTTCAG GACAACTTTGACATTGATACGTTTCTTCAAGAACATCGAAAGAATACTAAATTGGAAACAATGAGGGATGATTTaggaatttatttaaaattattgagATCTGCAATGATCGATTTGATCAACAGAGATTATACGGATTTTGTAAATTTGTCTAGTAATCTAATTGGTTTGGATAAAGCTATTAATAATTTACAAATACCATTAGGCCAATTAAGAGAAGAAGTAATG CAAGTTCGTCAAACTTTAGATGATGAGATTGCTACAATTTCTAATAATATAAACGAAAGTAAGAGAATTAAGGAGTATAAGCAAAGTTTGTTCAGTTTGCAACATATTTATAGATCATTGGACAAGTTGAAGTCTGTATTGTCTTTGAATACGTTTCTTGAAACTTCTGATAAGGTAGACATTCTAGAACAAGCTGCAGCTGAGTTTAATCAACTACAATTTCATATATCCAGATGTAAATTAGACATTATCAGCGATAAGGGAAAG GACAAAGAACGACTTGAACATTCTTATATGACACATCTTAATGAATTTTTTTTGGCATGCATACAAGAAAAGAATTCTGCTTTATTAATTCGTtgtttgagaatttatgttacgCTTGATAAAATAATGGATGCAGAGGAGTTGGTAAAAAAAGAGGTTGTTAGTCCTTTAATCGACAGTTTAATGAATATAGAAAATTTACAAATTGATTTACTTGGTTTACAAAGCATATATAACAGATTGTTAAACATTTTAACTATAGAACTCAAACAACTTCTGGATATTACATTACATCTGAATAG ACTTTCAGTAAAGGGTTTTAATTTTTTAGTAAACAGTTTTTGGATAGAAGTGGAAGAAAAAATTCAACAATATctgaaatgtatatttgctcCTGGCGATCCAGTATTGTTTCATTCG AGATACATAGCAACATTAGAGTTTTTAGAGAAATTAGAAGCTGAGTGCGTTACTACGGATTCCTTGACTGCGTTAAAAGAAAATGCACAGTataaaaattttcttaaaaaatgGAATTTACCAGTATATTTTCAAATACGATTTCAAGAAATAGCTGGAGCTGTTGAAAGAACTTTAACGGAACCGATATCTCCAGCATCTATAAGAGGAAACTTGGAGATTCTTATAGAAAACGATTTCTCTCTTTATGCAACATATGTTCTATGGAATAATCTACAAAGAATTTGGGCTGATGATGTATATCTGTATCAACTTTTTCATCT ATTTTGGAAATTCACTCTCCAGATGTGTGCTAGATTTCAAACATGGTCACAAACAATGCTTAAAGAa ATCTGGCCAATAGAAAACGAAGTAGGCAATTTCAGTAAAGCAGAATATTCTACGAAGCTTAGTTTCCTAATATGTTTAGACACGGATATACAGAGGATTATAAAGATACTTCCTTCCCTTTTGGAGATAGTTAGATGGAAACTAAAGAAGCCGACTCAAACAGtagtaaaattattaaaag ATTCTCTCTGTGAAACCACGAAAAATTTAGAATCTATTTTACCAGAAATCACAAATGAAATCGTAAATGAACTTTTAAACCCATGTATAATACATTTGAAGCAAGTTAGCGACATACCAAGATTATTTAGGCGAACAAAGAGGGATGTACCAACAAAACCATGCGCTTATGTAAAAAATGCACTTGCTTTTCTCATTAGTTTTCACACAGATTATAACAAAGTAATACCAGAAAATGTTCGTTACTGGTTGATAACAGCGCTTTCTGTACTAACTGAACA TTATTTAGATTTCGTAACGGATGTATTGACGTCAGTACAAAAGACTGAAGAGAGTCTAAGAAGATTGAAAAAGATACGCGATAAGTCCACTGGTTCGTTTTCTTCAGATGTTCAAGGAATTAGTGACGATGAGAAGATACGCATTCAGTTGCAAGTTGATGTTCAATCCTACACTAATATGGTAGGATTTATTATTATCAACCTTCTCAGCATGGAAATTTTGGTTATTTCAAATTATCGCTTCTTGAAGCCTCATTGCACAGTAGAGTTATGA